A genome region from Marasmius oreades isolate 03SP1 chromosome 5, whole genome shotgun sequence includes the following:
- a CDS encoding uncharacterized protein (CAZy:GH114), with protein sequence MISSILLLFVFSFASTNAGVMKRVITPLPANGKFDYQIGGAYTPDVDVQVVTRDRTDSPAPNKYNICYINAFQTQTDDNAFWKCKFFYLALSDPQPIFIHIAPAPERDHLLLRRANGNYFIDPGWPGEILFDTSTAANREEIATIINGWISGCQQSGFSAIEPDNFDSYSRSNGRLTFNNNVQLAKLLADYAHSLNMAFGQKNAAEKSVQAKAGAGFDFAIAEQCQEFDECDSYTDVYGNQVLEIEYYDTGLSGNGLDNFNDACQARGSQISVIFRDVDVKPAGANGRVYQEC encoded by the coding sequence ATGATCTCCTCGATCCTCCTTCTTTTCGTGTTTTCGTTTGCTTCTACCAATGCTGGAGTCATGAAGCGAGTAATCACACCTCTTCCTGCGAATGGAAAGTTCGACTATCAGATTGGCGGTGCTTACACTCCTGATGTCGACGTCCAAGTAGTCACTCGGGATCGCACTGATAGTCCCGCGCCGAATAAATACAATATCTGCTACATAAATGCCTTCCAGACTCAAACCGATGACAACGCTTTCTGGAAGTGTAAGTTCTTCTATCTTGCCCTCAGCGATCCCCAACCCATATTCATACATATTGCACCAGCGCCTGAGAGAGatcatctccttctccgaAGGGCCAACGGAAACTACTTCATTGACCCCGGTTGGCCAGGCGAGATTCTGTTCGACACCTCCACAGCCGCGAACCGGGAAGAGATTGCCACGATCATCAATGGGTGGATTTCTGGCTGCCAGCAGAGCGGTTTCAGTGCCATCGAACCGGACAACTTTGACTCTTACTCCCGGTCCAATGGTCGTCTCACATTCAACAATAACGTCCAACTCGCCAAGCTCCTCGCGGACTATGCTCACTCGCTCAATATGGCCTTTGGCCAGAAGAACGCAGCAGAGAAGTCCGTTCAGGCGAAGGCTGGAGCAGGTTTCGATTTCGCTATTGCGGAACAGTGCCAGGAATTTGATGAGTGTGATAGCTATACAGATGTGTATGGAAATCAGGTCTTGGAGATTGAATATTATGACACGGGTTTATCGGGGAATGGGCTGGATAATTTCAATGATGCTTGTCAGGCAAGGGGTAGCCAGATCTCGGTAATCTTTCGAGATGTAGATGTTAAGCCTGCTGGTGCGAACGGTCGTGTTTACCAAGAATGTTAG